From the Xiphophorus maculatus strain JP 163 A chromosome 20, X_maculatus-5.0-male, whole genome shotgun sequence genome, one window contains:
- the LOC106700163 gene encoding uncharacterized protein LOC106700163 isoform X1, which produces MSFLTERNICADFGVTLFLTRSCFHFHLRGSVVVANRPRKKIIKMASNQAEDEGMDFINQGDTNELSQAAKEPPKEEVLLTLSLKWLDKNKKKTDLQKAFQTWFSKIAPKIDCTVRELLPDERAVIVVSPPPGLKELQKLSGEKLYTRDKKSEKKLEKELVTILSVMVGTPKQNPQAADDASVKPTPPVNPTPPAASVNTSDADSEPPADKAHVEEQKKPISTAGDIPVENQTMDESCVLSVNQFLYLSRIYKDKLQRILDENEVEIRSEVVVKFESKRKDGKPNEAKTKFTDLVQECLADSNGSVFSPISADPGQLNRALKVIMNKESKLLANISSEEITVFGPSCQQKVLDPMLKPSHKTSTGYEESERWSSSSNFSGDLMVKINMTIKDDLADEGLNIDEDQWKNLKSSYDNRLIVIKDKFNVDFKESSISEGKVNVKPSYKGHGGNPAMESHAVRALLRLYQKMMTSSMPLPPTYRATRFSGFEDSFTGAGVNGHSTKNNKESAGEGATGDSKDDKCSICLSDFTNKRQLKCKHEFCEECLQNAVKHGGPICPICKNVFGVMKGNQPDGKMTWDKYQSSLPGFPGCGHISITYNIPSGKQTENHPKPGQYHSGAVRHAYLPDNKEGNEVLLLLKKAFDQKLIFTVGASRTTGMDDMVTWNDIHHKTSISGGPQCYGYPDENYLSRVKEELKAKGIQ; this is translated from the exons atgtcttttcttacGGAACGGAATATTTGCGCAGACTTTGGAGTGACGCTGTTTCTGACGCGCAGCTGCTTTCACTTTCATTTACGAGGAAGTGTGGTGGTGGCGAACAGGCCAAG aaagaagataaTCAAAATGGCGAGTAACCAGGCAGAAGACGAAGGCATGGATTTTATAAACCAGGGTGACACGAATGAATTATCTCAG GCTGCAAAGGAGCCTCCAAAAGAAGAAGTCCTACTGACTCTGTCGTTGAAGTggttggataaaaacaaaaagaagacagaTCTACAAAAAGCCTTTCAGACTTGGTTCAGCAAAATCGCACCTAAAATAGACTGCACAGTTCGAGAGCTTTTACCAGATGAGCGGGCTGTGATTGTGGTTTCACCTCCACCAG gccTCAAGGAGCTTCAGAAGTTGAGTGGTGAAAAACTTTATACAAGAgacaaaaaatcagaaaagaaattagaaaaggAATTAGTCACCATTCTGTCTGTAATGGTGGGAACACCAAAGCAAAATCCACAAGCAGCAGACGATGCTTCAGTGAAGCCGACTCCTCCAGTGAATCCGACTCCTCCAGCTGCTTCTGTAAACACCAGTGATGCCGATTCCGAGCCCCCAGCT GACAAAGCACACGTTGAAGAACAGAAGAAACCAATTTCTACAGCAGGAGACATTCCTGTGGAGAATCAAACAATGGATGAAAGTTGTGTTCTGTCAGTGAATCAATTCTTGTATCTGAGCCGCATCTACAAGGACAAACTACAGCGCATACTGGATGAGAATGAAGTTGAAATCAGATCAGAGGTCGTTGTGAAATTTGAATCCAAGCGTAAAGATGGAAAACCAAATGAAGCAAAGACAAAGTTCACAGATCTTGTCCAGGAATGCTTGGCTGATTCCAATGGTTCAGTTTTTTCTCCCATCTCTGCAGATCCAGGTCAGTTGAACAGAGCATTGAAAGTCATCATGAACAAGGAAAGCAAACTTTTAGCCAACATATCCTCTGAAGAAATAACAGTTTTTGGACCAAGTTGCCAGCAAAAGGTTCTTGATCCAATGTTAAAACCATCACATAAAACCAGCACTGGTTATGAAGAGTCTGAACGTTGGTCTTCGTCTTCAAACTTCAGTGGTGATCTCATGGTGAAAATCAACATGACAATCAAAGATGATCTTGCTGATGAAGGTCTGAACATAGATGAGGACCAGTGGAAAAACCTGAAGTCTTCTTATGATAACCGCCTTATAGTGATCAAAGATAAGTTCAATGTGGATTTTAAGGAATCCAGCATCAGTGAGGGCAAAGTTAATGTCAAACCATCATATAAAGGACATGGAGGAAACCCAGCAATGGAGAGCCATGCTGTCAGAGCTCTGCTGCGTCTGTACCAGAAGATGATGACGTCATCCATGCCACTTCCTCCAACTTATCGTGCCACTAGGTTCAGTGGTTTTGAAGATAGTTTCACTGGTGCTGGAGTTAATGGTcattcaacaaaaaacaataaagaatcAGCAGGAGAGGGCGCAACAGGGGACAGCAAAGATGACAAATGTTCCATTTGTTTGTCCGATTTTACTAATAAGAGACAGCTGAAGTGTAAACATGAATTTTGTGAGGAGTGCCTGCAAAATGCAGTGAAACACGGTGGACCCATCTGTCCGATATGCAAGAATGTTTTTGGTGTGATGAAGGGAAACCAACCTGATGGAAAAATGACTTGGGACAAGTATCAATCATCCCTCCCTGGATTCCCAGGTTGTGGCCATATAAGCATCACCTACAACATTCCAAGTGGAAAACAGACG GAAAATCATCCAAAGCCTGGTCAGTACCATTCAGGAGCTGTCAGACATGCATATCTTCCAGACAACAAAGAGGGCAATGAAGTTCTGCTGCTCCTGAAAAAAGCTTTTGACCAGAAGCTGATTTTCACTGTTGGAGCTTCTAGGACAACCGGGATGGATGACATGGTGACCTGGAATGACATCCACCACAAGACGTCCATATCAGGAGGACCACAGTG TTATGGATATCCAGATGAGAACTACCTGAGCAGAGTCAAGGAGGAGCTGAAGGCTAAAGGCATCCagtga
- the LOC106700163 gene encoding uncharacterized protein LOC106700163 isoform X2, translated as MASNQAEDEGMDFINQGDTNELSQAAKEPPKEEVLLTLSLKWLDKNKKKTDLQKAFQTWFSKIAPKIDCTVRELLPDERAVIVVSPPPGLKELQKLSGEKLYTRDKKSEKKLEKELVTILSVMVGTPKQNPQAADDASVKPTPPVNPTPPAASVNTSDADSEPPADKAHVEEQKKPISTAGDIPVENQTMDESCVLSVNQFLYLSRIYKDKLQRILDENEVEIRSEVVVKFESKRKDGKPNEAKTKFTDLVQECLADSNGSVFSPISADPGQLNRALKVIMNKESKLLANISSEEITVFGPSCQQKVLDPMLKPSHKTSTGYEESERWSSSSNFSGDLMVKINMTIKDDLADEGLNIDEDQWKNLKSSYDNRLIVIKDKFNVDFKESSISEGKVNVKPSYKGHGGNPAMESHAVRALLRLYQKMMTSSMPLPPTYRATRFSGFEDSFTGAGVNGHSTKNNKESAGEGATGDSKDDKCSICLSDFTNKRQLKCKHEFCEECLQNAVKHGGPICPICKNVFGVMKGNQPDGKMTWDKYQSSLPGFPGCGHISITYNIPSGKQTENHPKPGQYHSGAVRHAYLPDNKEGNEVLLLLKKAFDQKLIFTVGASRTTGMDDMVTWNDIHHKTSISGGPQCYGYPDENYLSRVKEELKAKGIQ; from the exons ATGGCGAGTAACCAGGCAGAAGACGAAGGCATGGATTTTATAAACCAGGGTGACACGAATGAATTATCTCAG GCTGCAAAGGAGCCTCCAAAAGAAGAAGTCCTACTGACTCTGTCGTTGAAGTggttggataaaaacaaaaagaagacagaTCTACAAAAAGCCTTTCAGACTTGGTTCAGCAAAATCGCACCTAAAATAGACTGCACAGTTCGAGAGCTTTTACCAGATGAGCGGGCTGTGATTGTGGTTTCACCTCCACCAG gccTCAAGGAGCTTCAGAAGTTGAGTGGTGAAAAACTTTATACAAGAgacaaaaaatcagaaaagaaattagaaaaggAATTAGTCACCATTCTGTCTGTAATGGTGGGAACACCAAAGCAAAATCCACAAGCAGCAGACGATGCTTCAGTGAAGCCGACTCCTCCAGTGAATCCGACTCCTCCAGCTGCTTCTGTAAACACCAGTGATGCCGATTCCGAGCCCCCAGCT GACAAAGCACACGTTGAAGAACAGAAGAAACCAATTTCTACAGCAGGAGACATTCCTGTGGAGAATCAAACAATGGATGAAAGTTGTGTTCTGTCAGTGAATCAATTCTTGTATCTGAGCCGCATCTACAAGGACAAACTACAGCGCATACTGGATGAGAATGAAGTTGAAATCAGATCAGAGGTCGTTGTGAAATTTGAATCCAAGCGTAAAGATGGAAAACCAAATGAAGCAAAGACAAAGTTCACAGATCTTGTCCAGGAATGCTTGGCTGATTCCAATGGTTCAGTTTTTTCTCCCATCTCTGCAGATCCAGGTCAGTTGAACAGAGCATTGAAAGTCATCATGAACAAGGAAAGCAAACTTTTAGCCAACATATCCTCTGAAGAAATAACAGTTTTTGGACCAAGTTGCCAGCAAAAGGTTCTTGATCCAATGTTAAAACCATCACATAAAACCAGCACTGGTTATGAAGAGTCTGAACGTTGGTCTTCGTCTTCAAACTTCAGTGGTGATCTCATGGTGAAAATCAACATGACAATCAAAGATGATCTTGCTGATGAAGGTCTGAACATAGATGAGGACCAGTGGAAAAACCTGAAGTCTTCTTATGATAACCGCCTTATAGTGATCAAAGATAAGTTCAATGTGGATTTTAAGGAATCCAGCATCAGTGAGGGCAAAGTTAATGTCAAACCATCATATAAAGGACATGGAGGAAACCCAGCAATGGAGAGCCATGCTGTCAGAGCTCTGCTGCGTCTGTACCAGAAGATGATGACGTCATCCATGCCACTTCCTCCAACTTATCGTGCCACTAGGTTCAGTGGTTTTGAAGATAGTTTCACTGGTGCTGGAGTTAATGGTcattcaacaaaaaacaataaagaatcAGCAGGAGAGGGCGCAACAGGGGACAGCAAAGATGACAAATGTTCCATTTGTTTGTCCGATTTTACTAATAAGAGACAGCTGAAGTGTAAACATGAATTTTGTGAGGAGTGCCTGCAAAATGCAGTGAAACACGGTGGACCCATCTGTCCGATATGCAAGAATGTTTTTGGTGTGATGAAGGGAAACCAACCTGATGGAAAAATGACTTGGGACAAGTATCAATCATCCCTCCCTGGATTCCCAGGTTGTGGCCATATAAGCATCACCTACAACATTCCAAGTGGAAAACAGACG GAAAATCATCCAAAGCCTGGTCAGTACCATTCAGGAGCTGTCAGACATGCATATCTTCCAGACAACAAAGAGGGCAATGAAGTTCTGCTGCTCCTGAAAAAAGCTTTTGACCAGAAGCTGATTTTCACTGTTGGAGCTTCTAGGACAACCGGGATGGATGACATGGTGACCTGGAATGACATCCACCACAAGACGTCCATATCAGGAGGACCACAGTG TTATGGATATCCAGATGAGAACTACCTGAGCAGAGTCAAGGAGGAGCTGAAGGCTAAAGGCATCCagtga